From the genome of Mycobacterium dioxanotrophicus, one region includes:
- a CDS encoding homogentisate 1,2-dioxygenase, whose product MESFVHLRKGKTPKRVHADLDGLKDDELGRGGFVGRTANMYRRNDPTAYRTVGPLRPTDVLSSELKPADAGDAQGGPLLMFSNADCQVLLSRRGEAMPFFVRYVDGDLLLFVHNGSGLLQTEFGPLRYREGDWVYIPKACTFRQVPDTETTWLMIQATDDFRVPPAGTLGRHFPFDPAQVTIPEPAPIDDDGRDEYEVRLYHEGGPTSLFYHHNPIDVEGWRGDNFPFTFNIEDYTVITSESVHLPPTVHLFMQATGVYVMNFLPKPAESVPGTERTPWYHRNVDYDEIAFFHAGSLYGIPMPPGLISHAPQGVHHGAPEKARERARRKFDEYDRVDWSVIAIDTRRRLTPSAEILANDLGQH is encoded by the coding sequence ATGGAATCGTTCGTCCACCTGCGCAAAGGCAAAACCCCCAAGCGCGTACACGCCGACCTCGACGGCCTCAAGGACGACGAACTGGGGCGCGGTGGATTCGTCGGGCGCACCGCGAACATGTACCGGCGCAACGACCCCACGGCCTACCGCACCGTGGGTCCGCTGCGCCCCACCGACGTGCTGTCCTCGGAGCTCAAGCCCGCCGATGCCGGCGATGCCCAGGGCGGTCCGCTGCTGATGTTCTCCAACGCCGACTGTCAGGTGTTGTTGAGTCGGCGCGGCGAGGCGATGCCCTTCTTCGTCCGTTACGTCGACGGCGACCTGCTGCTGTTCGTCCACAACGGATCCGGGCTGTTGCAGACGGAGTTCGGCCCGCTGCGCTACCGCGAGGGCGACTGGGTGTACATCCCGAAAGCGTGCACGTTCCGTCAGGTGCCGGACACCGAAACCACGTGGCTGATGATCCAGGCGACCGACGACTTCCGGGTGCCGCCGGCCGGCACACTGGGCCGGCACTTCCCGTTCGACCCGGCGCAGGTGACGATCCCGGAACCGGCCCCCATCGACGACGACGGTAGAGATGAATACGAGGTACGTCTCTACCACGAAGGCGGCCCGACTTCGCTGTTCTACCACCATAATCCCATCGACGTGGAGGGCTGGCGCGGCGACAACTTCCCGTTCACCTTCAACATCGAGGACTACACCGTCATCACGTCCGAGAGCGTGCACCTGCCGCCGACGGTGCACCTGTTCATGCAGGCCACCGGCGTATACGTGATGAACTTCCTGCCCAAACCCGCCGAGAGCGTGCCGGGCACCGAGCGCACGCCCTGGTATCACCGCAATGTGGACTACGACGAGATCGCGTTCTTCCACGCCGGCTCGCTCTACGGCATTCCGATGCCACCCGGCCTGATTTCCCATGCGCCGCAAGGAGTTCACCACGGCGCACCGGAGAAGGCGCGGGAGCGGGCCCGGCGCAAGTTCGACGAATATGACCGGGTGGACTGGTCGGTGATCGCCATCGACACCCGACGCAGGCTCACACCGTCGGCCGAGATCCTCGCCAACGACCTGGGGCAGCACTGA
- a CDS encoding type 1 glutamine amidotransferase domain-containing protein translates to MPKELQGRRIGILAADGVERIELEQPRTAVENAGARVDLLSLKSGEIQARDHDLEPAGSFPVDREVADAKVDDYDALILPGGTVNPDKLRLDESAVAFVRDFVRSGKPVAAICHGPWTLVEADVVRNRTLTSYPSIRTDLRNAGATVVDKQVCVDGNIITSRSPKDLPAFCEAITDELASTPAQT, encoded by the coding sequence ATGCCCAAGGAATTGCAGGGCCGCAGGATCGGCATTCTGGCCGCCGACGGCGTGGAGCGCATCGAACTCGAGCAGCCCCGCACCGCGGTCGAGAACGCCGGCGCCCGGGTCGATCTGCTCTCACTCAAATCGGGCGAAATTCAGGCCCGTGACCACGATCTCGAACCGGCAGGCAGCTTTCCGGTGGACCGCGAAGTCGCCGACGCGAAGGTCGATGACTACGACGCACTGATCCTGCCCGGCGGCACCGTCAACCCGGACAAGCTGAGGCTCGACGAGTCCGCTGTCGCGTTCGTCCGCGACTTCGTCCGCTCGGGCAAGCCCGTTGCGGCGATCTGCCACGGACCGTGGACCCTCGTGGAAGCCGACGTCGTCCGGAACCGCACCCTGACCAGCTATCCGAGCATCCGCACCGATCTCCGCAACGCCGGCGCCACGGTCGTCGACAAGCAGGTCTGCGTCGACGGCAACATCATCACCAGCCGGTCCCCGAAGGATCTGCCTGCGTTCTGTGAGGCGATCACCGACGAGTTGGCGAGTACTCCCGCACAGACGTGA
- a CDS encoding acyl-CoA dehydrogenase family protein, which translates to MPTLPRVESVIADEFVARLAERVAEAEQLRRLPDATVAELTETGFTELLVPACYGGREADFAAILDPVRRMAHGCTSSAWTIGFYTLHNWMLALFGEQAQDEAYATRPFLAPAPLAPTGRGLPTPGGVRLSGRWSWATGVMHGNWIIVAALCGPDDGLYPALALLPIGDVAVEDVWHTDGMRATGSNDVVVTDAFVPEHRLVKVTDIYAGTAPGAGLHGSPTYRWPMVPALALLAAMPALGSAERVTEMYAQRLAERVLPYEGVVQKDKPIAQTHLSGAQVRLRALRGLLADTVGQIEAIVATGDPVDKPVRAQARLAAAHIVAESRAVIAELLGAGGASIHFLSSPMQRFKRDVDVLAGHVVFDYDTSRELAGALALGMKVPRTAMI; encoded by the coding sequence ATGCCGACACTGCCGAGAGTGGAATCCGTCATCGCCGACGAATTCGTCGCGCGATTGGCTGAGCGCGTCGCCGAGGCAGAGCAGTTGCGGCGGCTGCCGGATGCCACGGTGGCCGAGCTGACCGAGACGGGTTTCACCGAACTACTGGTGCCGGCCTGCTACGGCGGTCGGGAGGCCGACTTCGCGGCGATCCTGGACCCGGTCCGCCGGATGGCCCACGGCTGCACGTCGAGCGCGTGGACCATCGGCTTCTACACGCTGCACAACTGGATGCTGGCCCTGTTCGGCGAGCAGGCCCAGGACGAGGCCTACGCAACCCGACCGTTCCTGGCTCCGGCTCCGTTGGCACCCACGGGCCGCGGACTGCCCACGCCGGGTGGCGTGCGGCTGTCGGGTCGGTGGTCGTGGGCGACCGGCGTGATGCACGGCAACTGGATCATCGTGGCAGCGCTGTGCGGACCGGACGACGGCCTCTACCCCGCCCTGGCTCTGCTGCCGATCGGCGACGTCGCCGTCGAGGACGTCTGGCACACCGACGGCATGCGGGCCACCGGATCCAACGATGTGGTGGTCACCGACGCGTTCGTGCCCGAGCACCGGCTGGTCAAGGTGACCGACATCTATGCCGGCACTGCGCCGGGCGCAGGGCTGCACGGCAGTCCGACCTACCGCTGGCCGATGGTGCCTGCACTGGCACTGCTGGCGGCGATGCCCGCGCTCGGCAGCGCCGAACGTGTCACCGAGATGTACGCGCAACGGCTCGCCGAGCGGGTGCTGCCATATGAGGGCGTCGTGCAGAAGGACAAGCCGATCGCCCAGACCCATCTGTCCGGCGCGCAGGTCCGGTTACGCGCCTTGCGCGGGCTGCTCGCAGACACCGTCGGCCAGATCGAGGCCATCGTGGCCACGGGAGACCCGGTCGACAAGCCCGTGCGGGCCCAGGCTCGGTTGGCCGCGGCGCACATCGTCGCCGAGTCGCGCGCGGTCATCGCCGAGCTGCTCGGCGCCGGTGGCGCCAGCATCCACTTCCTGTCCAGCCCCATGCAACGGTTCAAGCGTGACGTCGACGTGCTGGCCGGGCACGTGGTGTTCGACTACGACACCAGCCGAGAACTGGCCGGCGCGCTCGCACTGGGTATGAAGGTCCCTCGCACGGCGATGATCTGA
- a CDS encoding oxidoreductase, producing the protein MASFQALIARQDGDRIEAAVETLDESALPPGEVTIRVHYSSVNFKDALALTPKGGVVREYPIVPGIDLTGEVVASQSPEFAVGDLVLAHGYQIGTGHHGGYAEYARLPADQVVALGSLTPREGAAIGTAGFTAAMSVQALSDRGITPDAGPIVVTGATGGVGSVSVDLLAAAGFEVIASTGKADQAERLRELGAAEVIGRLPADPDAKPRALGKTRWAGAVDCVGGATLADVLSTLQYGGAVAASGLTGGAALNTTVMPFILRGVALIGIDSVQLPIAARRALWEKLGGPLKPRHLDDISRDVDVRDVLGVIDDVRAGRFSGRAVVRVAGGF; encoded by the coding sequence ATGGCATCGTTTCAGGCACTCATCGCACGACAGGACGGCGACCGCATCGAGGCGGCAGTCGAGACTCTCGATGAGTCCGCGCTTCCGCCGGGCGAGGTCACCATCCGGGTGCACTACTCCAGCGTCAACTTCAAGGACGCCCTCGCGTTGACACCCAAAGGTGGTGTGGTGCGCGAGTATCCAATCGTCCCCGGTATCGATTTGACCGGTGAGGTGGTCGCGTCGCAGTCACCGGAGTTCGCGGTCGGCGACCTCGTGCTGGCGCACGGCTACCAGATCGGCACCGGCCACCATGGCGGATACGCCGAATATGCGCGGCTGCCCGCCGATCAGGTCGTCGCACTCGGCTCCCTGACCCCGCGCGAGGGTGCGGCCATCGGTACCGCAGGGTTCACCGCCGCGATGAGCGTGCAGGCCCTGTCCGATCGCGGTATCACCCCGGATGCCGGACCGATCGTGGTGACCGGCGCGACCGGAGGCGTCGGCTCCGTGAGCGTCGACCTGCTCGCCGCCGCCGGATTCGAGGTGATCGCCTCGACCGGCAAGGCCGATCAGGCCGAGCGGCTGCGCGAACTGGGCGCCGCCGAGGTGATCGGGCGGCTGCCCGCCGATCCCGACGCCAAGCCGCGCGCGCTCGGCAAGACCCGCTGGGCCGGCGCGGTCGATTGCGTCGGCGGTGCGACGCTGGCCGACGTGCTCAGCACCCTGCAGTACGGCGGGGCGGTGGCGGCCAGCGGGCTCACCGGCGGGGCCGCTCTGAACACCACCGTGATGCCGTTCATCCTGCGCGGTGTGGCCCTGATCGGCATCGATTCGGTGCAACTGCCCATCGCCGCCCGCCGAGCGCTGTGGGAGAAACTCGGCGGCCCGCTCAAGCCGCGCCACCTCGACGACATCAGCCGCGACGTCGACGTCAGGGACGTCCTCGGCGTGATCGACGACGTGCGCGCCGGGCGCTTCAGCGGACGGGCGGTGGTCCGGGTCGCCGGCGGCTTCTGA
- a CDS encoding esterase family protein: MTFIDKIRGHWARRFTVAAMAALLLPGLIGVAGGSATAGAFSRPGLPVEYLMVPSPSMGRDIKIQFQSGGPGSHAVYLLDGLRAQDDYNGWDINTNAFEMFLNTGLSVVMPVGGQSSFYSDWYSPACGKSGCVTYKWETFLTSELPQWLAANRDVAATGNAAVGLSMAGSASMILAAYHPEQFIYAASLSGFLNPSEGMWPFLINISMGDAGGYKANDMWGPTEDPNSAWKRNDPMVQIPRLVANNTRLWVYCGNGQPNELGGGDLPATFLEGLTIRTNQTFRDNYLAAGGNNAVFNFPDNGTHNWAYWARELQAMVPDLQRVLG; this comes from the coding sequence ATGACCTTCATTGACAAGATTCGTGGCCATTGGGCGCGCCGATTTACGGTGGCGGCCATGGCAGCACTGCTGCTGCCTGGCTTGATCGGCGTGGCCGGCGGATCGGCGACCGCGGGAGCGTTCTCCCGGCCTGGCCTGCCGGTGGAATACCTGATGGTCCCGTCGCCGTCGATGGGCCGCGACATCAAGATTCAGTTCCAGAGCGGCGGACCGGGCTCGCACGCGGTCTACCTGCTCGACGGCCTACGGGCCCAGGACGACTACAACGGCTGGGACATCAACACCAACGCGTTCGAGATGTTCCTCAACACCGGCCTGTCGGTGGTCATGCCCGTCGGCGGTCAGTCCAGCTTCTACAGCGACTGGTACTCGCCGGCATGCGGCAAGTCGGGTTGCGTCACCTACAAGTGGGAGACCTTCCTGACCAGCGAGCTGCCCCAGTGGCTGGCGGCCAATCGTGACGTCGCCGCAACCGGCAACGCCGCGGTCGGTTTGTCGATGGCCGGCTCGGCCTCGATGATCCTCGCTGCCTACCACCCGGAGCAGTTCATCTACGCGGCTTCGCTGTCCGGCTTCCTGAACCCCTCCGAGGGCATGTGGCCGTTCCTGATCAACATCTCCATGGGTGATGCCGGTGGCTACAAAGCCAACGACATGTGGGGTCCGACGGAAGACCCGAACAGCGCCTGGAAGCGCAACGACCCGATGGTGCAGATCCCCAGGCTCGTCGCCAACAACACCCGGCTGTGGGTGTACTGCGGCAACGGCCAGCCCAACGAGCTCGGTGGCGGCGACCTGCCCGCGACCTTCCTGGAGGGCCTGACCATCCGCACCAACCAGACCTTCCGCGACAACTACCTCGCGGCCGGCGGTAACAACGCGGTGTTCAACTTCCCGGACAACGGCACGCACAACTGGGCTTACTGGGCCCGTGAGCTGCAGGCCATGGTCCCGGACCTGCAGCGGGTCCTGGGCTAA
- a CDS encoding MDR family MFS transporter, whose translation MTGRASTDAADPASAAASSSLRQRNFVFLAVVLGMLLAALDQTIVATALPTVVADLGGAGHQAWVVTSYLLASTIVTAVVGKLGDIFGRKKVFQVAILLFLAGSVLCGAAQSMGMLVASRALQGLGGGAITVTAVAVIGEVIPLRERGRYQGALGAVFGVTTVVGPLLGGLFTDHLSWRWAFWINVPVAIVVIAIAAVAIPALERTARPVLDYAGIVLVGLGAAGLTLATSWGGTTYGWGSPMIVGLFIGSVVALVAFVMVERRATEPVLPIRLFSNPVFTVCCVLSFVVGFAMLGALTFLPTYMQFVDGVSATASGLRTLPMVAGLLVTSLGSGVLVGRTGKYKIFPIVGTAIMALGFVLLSRMDADTSTLIQSLDLLVLGTGIGLSMQVLILVVQNTVDFSDLGVATSGVTFFRTIGSSFGAAIFGSLFANFLDDRLPSAMATSHAPPDAATAPQVLHRLPHDIAAPIINAYADSLTRVFLFAAPFAVVGFVLALFLKQVPLRDTAATGSTDMGEGFAMPTTEPPEKVLEVAIGRLLQRSHGVDLEALAHSPRSRLDTAQLWALMQIYRYAAATGAANLLDIADERRVPRQILEPAFDRLVATGFATREGHEFSLTPAGAAEISSARNVISSWLTESLAQSPDFHGRPDRLQVQGALDRVARGVLMDRDHAHDETRPMKLGPSHRPVAVPPTTRLRTPSAEPRAEPPTRPFRPRAAPPSRPGPRSPRR comes from the coding sequence ATGACAGGTCGTGCCTCGACCGACGCGGCAGATCCGGCTTCCGCCGCCGCGTCGTCGAGCCTTCGGCAACGCAACTTCGTCTTCCTGGCTGTCGTACTGGGCATGCTCTTGGCGGCCCTCGACCAGACGATCGTGGCGACCGCGTTGCCCACCGTCGTCGCCGATCTCGGCGGAGCCGGACACCAGGCCTGGGTGGTCACCAGCTATCTGCTCGCCTCGACGATCGTCACGGCAGTGGTCGGCAAGCTGGGCGACATCTTCGGCCGCAAGAAGGTGTTCCAGGTCGCCATCCTGCTGTTCCTCGCCGGATCGGTGCTGTGCGGCGCGGCGCAGTCGATGGGGATGCTCGTCGCCTCCCGGGCGCTGCAGGGACTCGGCGGCGGAGCCATCACCGTGACGGCCGTCGCGGTCATCGGTGAAGTGATCCCCCTTCGTGAGCGTGGCCGGTACCAAGGCGCGCTGGGCGCGGTGTTCGGTGTCACCACCGTGGTCGGCCCGTTGCTCGGAGGCCTGTTCACCGACCACCTGAGCTGGCGGTGGGCATTCTGGATCAACGTTCCGGTGGCGATCGTCGTCATCGCCATCGCGGCGGTGGCGATACCCGCGCTCGAACGCACCGCCAGACCCGTCCTCGATTACGCGGGCATCGTCCTGGTCGGTCTCGGCGCCGCGGGCCTGACCCTGGCCACCAGTTGGGGCGGCACCACCTACGGGTGGGGTTCGCCGATGATCGTCGGGCTGTTCATCGGATCCGTCGTGGCACTCGTGGCCTTCGTCATGGTCGAGCGCCGTGCCACCGAGCCGGTGCTGCCGATCCGGTTGTTCTCCAACCCGGTCTTCACGGTCTGTTGCGTGCTGTCCTTCGTCGTCGGGTTCGCGATGCTCGGTGCGCTGACGTTCCTGCCGACCTACATGCAGTTCGTCGACGGGGTCTCGGCCACCGCCTCGGGGCTGCGCACATTGCCCATGGTTGCCGGACTGCTGGTGACCTCGTTGGGCAGCGGCGTGCTCGTCGGCCGCACCGGCAAGTACAAGATCTTTCCCATCGTCGGCACGGCGATCATGGCGCTCGGATTCGTGCTGCTGTCGCGGATGGACGCCGACACCTCGACGCTGATCCAGTCCCTGGACCTACTCGTCCTCGGCACGGGGATAGGTCTGAGCATGCAGGTGCTCATCCTGGTGGTGCAGAACACCGTCGATTTCAGCGACCTCGGCGTCGCCACCTCCGGCGTGACGTTCTTCCGCACCATCGGCAGCTCGTTCGGGGCCGCCATTTTCGGATCTCTGTTCGCGAACTTCTTGGACGACCGGCTGCCGTCGGCGATGGCCACCAGTCACGCGCCGCCCGACGCTGCGACCGCGCCCCAGGTGCTGCACCGCCTGCCGCACGACATCGCGGCACCGATCATCAACGCCTACGCCGATTCGCTGACTCGGGTCTTCCTGTTCGCGGCGCCGTTCGCCGTGGTCGGTTTCGTGCTGGCGCTGTTCCTCAAGCAGGTTCCGCTCCGCGACACCGCAGCCACTGGCAGTACCGACATGGGGGAGGGCTTCGCCATGCCGACCACCGAGCCGCCGGAGAAGGTCCTCGAAGTCGCCATCGGGCGGCTGCTGCAACGCAGTCACGGCGTGGACCTCGAAGCGCTGGCGCATTCGCCGCGCAGCCGCCTGGACACCGCGCAGCTGTGGGCCCTGATGCAGATCTACCGATACGCCGCAGCCACCGGGGCCGCGAACCTGCTCGACATCGCCGACGAACGACGGGTGCCGCGGCAGATTCTGGAGCCGGCGTTCGACCGGCTGGTTGCCACCGGCTTCGCGACGCGCGAGGGACACGAATTCTCGCTGACACCGGCCGGAGCCGCAGAGATCAGCTCGGCGCGCAACGTCATCTCCAGCTGGCTCACCGAGAGCCTCGCGCAATCCCCGGACTTCCACGGCCGGCCGGATCGCTTGCAGGTGCAAGGCGCGCTCGACCGCGTAGCCCGAGGTGTACTGATGGATCGCGACCACGCACACGACGAGACCAGGCCGATGAAACTGGGCCCGTCTCACCGGCCGGTGGCAGTACCACCCACGACACGCCTGCGAACCCCGTCGGCCGAGCCACGGGCGGAACCGCCGACCCGTCCCTTCCGGCCGCGGGCGGCGCCGCCGTCGCGGCCGGGCCCACGGTCGCCGCGGCGCTGA
- a CDS encoding acyl-CoA dehydrogenase family protein, with the protein MAINLEMPRKLQAVIEKGHQGAAEMLRPISRKYDLAEHAYPVELDTLANLFEGISSAKTISFAGAEAFRDDANGDGQKTTVNGANMSALLNALEISWGDVALLLSVPRQGLGNAAISSVATPEQLERLGKDVWAAMAITEPGFGSDSAAVTTTAVLDGDEYVINGEKIFVTAGSRATHIVVWATLDKSLGRAAIKSFIVPREHPGVTVERLEHKLGIKASDTAVIRFENARIPKDNLLGNPEIHVEKGFAGVMETFDNTRPIVAAMAVGIARAALEDLRAILTDAGVEISYDKPAHAQSAPAAEFLRMEADWEAGYLLTVRSAWQADNSIPNSKEASMGKAKAARVASDITLKAVEMAGTVGYSEQTLLEKWARDSKILDIFEGTQQIQQLVVARRLLGLSSAELK; encoded by the coding sequence ATGGCAATCAATTTGGAAATGCCCCGCAAGCTGCAGGCGGTCATCGAGAAGGGCCATCAAGGCGCCGCGGAGATGCTCCGCCCCATCTCGCGCAAGTACGACCTGGCCGAGCACGCCTATCCCGTCGAGCTCGACACCCTGGCCAACCTGTTCGAGGGGATCTCGAGCGCCAAGACCATCTCGTTCGCGGGTGCCGAGGCGTTCCGCGACGACGCCAACGGCGACGGCCAGAAGACCACGGTCAACGGTGCCAACATGTCGGCTCTGCTCAATGCCCTCGAAATCAGCTGGGGCGACGTGGCATTGCTGTTGTCGGTGCCGCGCCAGGGCCTGGGCAACGCCGCCATCTCGTCGGTCGCCACCCCTGAGCAGTTGGAGCGGCTGGGCAAGGACGTGTGGGCCGCGATGGCGATCACCGAACCGGGCTTCGGTTCCGACTCGGCCGCGGTGACCACCACGGCCGTGCTCGACGGCGACGAGTACGTCATCAACGGCGAGAAGATCTTCGTCACCGCGGGTTCCCGCGCCACCCACATCGTGGTGTGGGCGACGCTGGACAAGTCCCTGGGCCGGGCGGCCATCAAGTCGTTCATCGTGCCGCGCGAACACCCCGGAGTCACCGTGGAGCGCCTCGAGCACAAGCTCGGCATCAAGGCCTCCGACACCGCGGTGATCCGCTTCGAGAACGCCCGCATCCCCAAGGACAACCTGCTGGGCAATCCGGAGATCCACGTGGAGAAGGGTTTTGCGGGGGTCATGGAGACCTTCGACAACACCCGGCCCATCGTGGCGGCCATGGCCGTGGGTATCGCCCGCGCCGCCCTGGAGGACCTGCGGGCCATCCTCACCGATGCCGGCGTGGAGATCTCCTACGACAAGCCCGCACACGCGCAAAGCGCCCCCGCGGCGGAGTTCCTCCGGATGGAGGCCGACTGGGAGGCCGGCTATCTGTTGACCGTGCGCTCCGCGTGGCAGGCCGACAACAGCATCCCGAATTCCAAAGAGGCCTCGATGGGTAAGGCCAAGGCGGCGCGGGTGGCCAGCGACATCACCCTCAAGGCCGTCGAAATGGCCGGAACCGTAGGCTATTCCGAGCAGACCCTGCTGGAGAAGTGGGCCCGCGATTCCAAGATCCTCGACATCTTCGAGGGCACGCAGCAGATTCAGCAGCTCGTGGTCGCTCGCCGGTTGCTGGGCCTGTCCTCGGCCGAGTTGAAGTAG
- a CDS encoding alpha/beta hydrolase family protein → MSTVEAPVKHEYQRIPYLVAYQNNSAVRDVYGGVAELVVLESYLLKPTNKPSDTALVFMHPIGGGAYLPMINALARAGHHVIYCNSRFRGTDSALLMEKVVEDLGECIKDAKNRLEYSKVVLAGWSGGGSLSVFYQQQAQHPTVTASPSGDGPDLTTLGLIPADGIMLLAAHISRHGTMTEWMDASILDENDPSKRDPELDLYNPDNPNQPPYTAEFLERYHQAQIDRNRRITRWVKEKLAELKAAGRPDDEFAFVVHGTMADPRWLDPTVDPNERTPGQCYLGDPQVVNMSPVGLARFCTLRSWLSQWSYDDANGDAVKAGPDIAVPTLVIGNLADDACTPSHTRRLYEAIGHPDKEMHEIPGANHYYSGPDQRNKLRHAVGVCTDWLHRHGFSL, encoded by the coding sequence ATGAGCACGGTTGAAGCACCCGTGAAGCACGAATACCAGCGCATCCCGTATCTGGTTGCCTACCAGAACAACTCGGCCGTACGTGATGTGTACGGCGGGGTGGCCGAGCTGGTGGTGTTGGAGAGTTATCTGCTCAAGCCCACGAACAAGCCGTCAGACACCGCACTGGTGTTCATGCACCCGATCGGCGGCGGCGCCTATCTGCCGATGATCAACGCGCTGGCACGCGCCGGACATCACGTCATCTACTGCAACAGCCGCTTCCGGGGCACCGACTCCGCACTGCTCATGGAGAAGGTCGTCGAAGACCTCGGCGAATGCATCAAGGACGCCAAGAACCGGCTGGAGTACTCGAAAGTGGTCCTCGCCGGCTGGAGCGGCGGCGGGTCACTGTCGGTGTTCTACCAGCAGCAGGCCCAGCACCCGACGGTGACGGCCAGCCCGTCGGGGGACGGCCCCGACCTGACCACGCTCGGCCTGATCCCCGCCGACGGCATCATGCTGCTGGCCGCGCACATCAGCAGGCACGGGACCATGACCGAGTGGATGGATGCCTCCATCCTCGACGAGAACGACCCGTCGAAGCGGGACCCCGAGTTGGATCTGTACAACCCGGACAACCCGAACCAGCCGCCGTACACCGCCGAGTTCCTCGAGCGCTATCACCAGGCACAGATCGACCGGAATCGACGAATCACCAGGTGGGTCAAAGAAAAGCTGGCCGAGCTCAAGGCGGCGGGCCGCCCGGATGACGAATTCGCTTTCGTCGTGCACGGCACCATGGCCGATCCGCGCTGGCTCGACCCGACGGTCGATCCCAACGAACGCACCCCGGGACAGTGCTATCTGGGCGATCCTCAGGTGGTGAACATGAGCCCGGTCGGCCTCGCCCGATTCTGCACGCTGCGCAGCTGGCTGTCGCAATGGAGCTATGACGATGCCAACGGTGACGCCGTCAAGGCGGGCCCGGACATCGCCGTGCCTACGCTGGTGATCGGCAACCTCGCCGATGACGCCTGCACGCCCAGCCACACCCGTCGCCTGTACGAGGCGATCGGGCATCCGGACAAGGAGATGCACGAGATTCCCGGCGCCAACCACTACTACTCGGGGCCCGATCAGCGCAACAAGCTGCGCCACGCCGTCGGCGTGTGCACCGACTGGCTGCACCGGCACGGGTTCTCGCTATGA
- a CDS encoding acyl-CoA dehydrogenase family protein, whose translation MTNTLPSKNGSAPRPQRSARPSAVGLHKHKRTATDIGLALITPIVGQEFLDRYGLRDPLNRGLKYGVKQVFSTAGAATRQFKRVQGVGKAPTRLKPSGADYFDLTPDDDQKMIVETVNEFAEEILRPAAHDADEAATYPADLIARAAELGITAVNVPEDFDGIAEHRSTVTNALVAEALAYGDMGLALPILAPGGVAAALTHWGSADQQATYLKEFASENVPQGCVAIAEPHALFDPTALKTTAVRTPSGYRLSGVKSLVPAAADAELFIVAAQLGGKPALFIVEAASAGLTVKADPSMGIRAAALGQVELDNVTVPLSARLGEDDATDEDYSEAIALSRLGWAALAVGTSHAVLDYVIPYIKERHAFGEPIAHRQSVAFMTANIAIELDGLRLITWRGAARAEQGLPFAREAALAKKLGTDKGMQIGLDGVQLLGGHGYTKEHPVERWYRDLRAIGVAEGVVVL comes from the coding sequence AGCGGACAGCGACCGACATCGGGTTGGCGTTGATCACCCCGATCGTCGGCCAGGAGTTCCTGGATCGCTACGGATTGCGCGATCCGCTCAATCGCGGCCTGAAATACGGTGTGAAGCAAGTATTTTCCACCGCGGGCGCGGCCACCCGGCAGTTCAAGCGGGTCCAGGGCGTGGGTAAGGCCCCCACCAGGCTCAAGCCGAGCGGGGCCGACTACTTCGACCTGACGCCCGACGACGACCAGAAGATGATCGTCGAGACCGTCAACGAGTTCGCCGAAGAGATCCTGCGGCCCGCGGCCCACGACGCCGACGAAGCCGCCACCTATCCGGCCGACCTGATCGCCAGGGCAGCTGAGCTGGGCATCACCGCCGTCAACGTTCCCGAGGACTTCGACGGCATCGCCGAGCACCGCAGCACCGTCACCAATGCGCTGGTCGCCGAGGCACTGGCCTACGGCGACATGGGCCTGGCCCTGCCGATCCTGGCGCCCGGCGGCGTCGCGGCCGCACTGACCCATTGGGGCAGCGCGGACCAGCAGGCCACCTACCTCAAGGAATTCGCGAGCGAGAATGTGCCGCAAGGGTGTGTGGCGATCGCCGAACCGCATGCGCTGTTCGACCCCACCGCGCTCAAGACCACCGCGGTCCGCACTCCCAGCGGCTACCGCCTGTCCGGAGTGAAATCTCTGGTGCCGGCGGCCGCCGACGCCGAATTGTTCATCGTCGCAGCACAACTGGGCGGCAAGCCGGCGCTCTTCATCGTCGAGGCGGCATCGGCAGGGCTGACCGTCAAGGCCGATCCCAGCATGGGCATCCGCGCGGCCGCGCTCGGTCAGGTCGAACTCGACAATGTGACGGTGCCGCTGAGCGCCCGACTCGGCGAGGACGACGCCACCGACGAGGATTACTCGGAGGCGATCGCACTGTCGCGGCTCGGCTGGGCCGCACTCGCGGTCGGCACGTCGCACGCCGTGCTGGATTACGTGATCCCCTACATCAAGGAACGCCACGCCTTCGGCGAGCCCATCGCCCACCGCCAGTCGGTGGCGTTCATGACCGCCAACATCGCGATCGAACTCGACGGTCTGCGGCTGATCACCTGGCGCGGTGCGGCTCGTGCCGAACAGGGCCTGCCGTTTGCCCGCGAGGCCGCACTGGCCAAGAAGCTGGGCACCGACAAGGGCATGCAGATCGGTCTGGACGGCGTCCAGCTGCTCGGCGGCCACGGCTACACCAAGGAACACCCGGTCGAGCGCTGGTACCGCGATCTGCGGGCCATCGGCGTCGCCGAGGGTGTCGTAGTCCTCTAA